The region tatatttgataatgtgataaattgcacaactgccaaagaggtttgggacacagttcagctactgtatgaaggtacagaacaagtaaaagaaaacaaaatgcagcttctcattcaacagtatgagtattttcattttgaagaaaatgaatctttaaatgacacattcaatagattccaaaagctgttgaatggactgaagNNNNNNNNNNNNNNNNNNNNNNNNNNNNNNNNNNNNNNNNNNNNNNNNNNNNNNNNNNNNNNNNNNNNNNNNNNNNNNNNNNNNNNNNNNNNNNNNNNNNGATTTATGTTGTGTAATGTGATTATGTTCAGCTTAGAATTACATATTTCAGTATGCATTCTATCATTTCTACATATTTGTTCTCTGCTTATGTGCTTCCCGGAGGGAGACTCTAAGCTCGTGCGGACGCGATAATTGTTCTCGTGAGAGACAATTGTTGTGTACTATAAATTTTTTGAAGCATGTACGAAAAGTGCAGAATAATTGTTTTCACGTTAAAAGTGTTTTCTACAGAGCAAGTGAAATTGATTTTGGTATTTGGTGTTCTTTTATGTGAGGAATGTTTGTAATGTTATATGTGGTAGCTTAATAATCTCCTTTGTCCATGTGCTTCTCGAAATGACTGTGTTGTGTAGAATAAATTATGCTTTAATATTATTCAGTAAACTACTTACCATGCAAATTTTTTATGTGATTGAGCACTTTCTTAAACATTTTTATTGCATAATTGTTTTTTGTGAACTGGAATTGTCTACGCATGACTGGTTATTTCTCGTGTTTAATTTAATTCCTTAAATagtgtatattttttttatttgaagAACTTATTTTTGTTTTGTTCTAAACAGTACTGTGAACTAATCAATTGAAACAATGGAGGATGAGGCTGTCCTTGTTGATTCTAGTAGGTTGAAATCTGTTGTGTGGAAAGATTTTGATAGGATTAGATTTGGTGAAACCTGTGTTGCCGTTTGTAAGCATTGCCAGAAGAAACTTAGTGGTTCAAGCACCAGTGGAACGTCACATCTGAGAAATCATTTAGTCAGATGTCGAAGAAGATTAAATCATGACGTAGTACCATTGGTTGCAACAAAGGGTAAGAAGAAAGAAGCAACAGTTGCTATTGCATCAGTTCCTTTTGATCAAGAGCAACAAACAGGTGAAGTGGCCAATCTTGTGCAGCCTAAATGTGAGTATGCTCATTCAAATTATGGAACTGGTCACTTGGTTAACGGCAACTTTGATCATAAGCGTAGTCGTTTCGATCTTGCTCGCATGATTATACTTCATGGTTATCCTTTGCAAATGGTTGAGGATGTTGGCTTTAAAATATTTGTTAGAAATCTTCAGCCTTTATTTGAGCTTGTTACGTTTGATGGAGTTGAGGGTGATTGTATGCAAATCTACCATAAAGAGAAACAGAAGGTGTCAGACTTGTTAGATAAACTGCCTGGCAAGATTAGTCTGAGTGCTGATATGTGGACTGGCAAGGGAGATGCCAAGTACTTGTGTTTGACAGCACACTGTATTGATGATGAATGGCAGCTCAGAAAgaagattttaaattttttattggTTGATCCTTCTCATACTGAAGACATGCTTTCGGATGTGATCATGATGAGTCTGATGGAATGGGATATTGATCGGAAATTGTTTTCAATGACATTTGATAGTTGTCCAACCTATGACAACATAGTATGTAAGATTAGAGACCAGCTTCGGCTCTCCCAGAACAATTTTCTTATATGCGATGGTCAACTATTTGAAGTACGCTGTGCAGCTAATTTAATCATGCACATGGCTCAGGATGCACTAGCAGCTATAACTGAGGTAACAGATAAAATTCGTGAAAGTATTCGACATGTTAAAAGTTCACAGGGAACTCAAGACAAGTTTAATGAGATGGCTCAACTAGTTGGAATTAATAGCCAAAAGTGCTTATTTCTTGATAATCCACTGCAGTGGAATTCCACATATTTCATGCTTGATATGGCTTTAGAGTTGAAGGATGCATTTTCTCTGTTGCCAGAACATGACCCTGTCTACACCACTTGCCCTTCTTATGAAGAGTGGGACAGAGCTAGTACTATTGCTAGTTACTTGAAGCTCCTCATTGAAGTTTCTAATGTTTTTACTGGAAGCAAACACGTAACTGCAAATATATATTTCCCTGAAATTTGTGAAATTCATTTGCAGTTGATTGGCTGGTGTCATAAATCAGATGAATTTATTAGTTCTTTAGGAATGAAGATGAAAACTAAATTTGATGATTATTGGAAAAAATGCAGCCTGGCATTGGCAATTGCCGCTATCTTAGATCCTAGATTTAAGATGAAACTAATAGAATATTACTATCCTCAAATTTATGGCAACAGTGCTCCAGAGTGTATCGATATCGTTTCCAATTGCATGAAGGCACTTTACAATGGACACTTAGCTTCTGATGGTCAGGTAGGGGATGGTTCCGGTAATGATTCTAGAGATAGGCTGATTGGTTTTGACAGGTTCCTCCATGAGACCTCACAAGGGCCGAACATAAAATCTGACTTGGACAAGTACTTGGAAGAGCCTTTATTTCCGCGTAATATAGAATTTAACATATTAAATTGGTGGAAAGTTCACACTCCGAGGTATCCCATTCTCTCTACAATGGCGCTCAACATTTTGGGTATTCCTATGTCAAAAGTTACATCAGACTCTGCCTTTGATGTTGGCGATCGAGTCCTTGATCCATATTGGAGTTTGTTGAGGTCTAACACTGTGCAAGCCTTGATGTGTGCACAGGATTGGCTGCAGAATGAGTCAGAAGGTTAGTTTATCTCTCGTTTGTCTTTCTGAATTATTCTTATTAGCAAATGACTAATGACTTGTATGTACTTGTAACAGATGCTAAAACTTCGGCAAATGTAACTCCTTTAGCCATATGCTATGATACAAGCTAGCAAGTTATCAAATCAGATATCCGTA is a window of Apium graveolens cultivar Ventura chromosome 11, ASM990537v1, whole genome shotgun sequence DNA encoding:
- the LOC141695224 gene encoding zinc finger BED domain-containing protein RICESLEEPER 2-like encodes the protein MEDEAVLVDSSRLKSVVWKDFDRIRFGETCVAVCKHCQKKLSGSSTSGTSHLRNHLVRCRRRLNHDVVPLVATKGKKKEATVAIASVPFDQEQQTGEVANLVQPKCEYAHSNYGTGHLVNGNFDHKRSRFDLARMIILHGYPLQMVEDVGFKIFVRNLQPLFELVTFDGVEGDCMQIYHKEKQKVSDLLDKLPGKISLSADMWTGKGDAKYLCLTAHCIDDEWQLRKKILNFLLVDPSHTEDMLSDVIMMSLMEWDIDRKLFSMTFDSCPTYDNIVCKIRDQLRLSQNNFLICDGQLFEVRCAANLIMHMAQDALAAITEVTDKIRESIRHVKSSQGTQDKFNEMAQLVGINSQKCLFLDNPLQWNSTYFMLDMALELKDAFSLLPEHDPVYTTCPSYEEWDRASTIASYLKLLIEVSNVFTGSKHVTANIYFPEICEIHLQLIGWCHKSDEFISSLGMKMKTKFDDYWKKCSLALAIAAILDPRFKMKLIEYYYPQIYGNSAPECIDIVSNCMKALYNGHLASDGQVGDGSGNDSRDRLIGFDRFLHETSQGPNIKSDLDKYLEEPLFPRNIEFNILNWWKVHTPRYPILSTMALNILGIPMSKVTSDSAFDVGDRVLDPYWSLLRSNTVQALMCAQDWLQNESEDAKTSANVTPLAICYDTS